The genomic segment TTATTACCCCAGTTACATTCCTATTATTTAATAGTCAAGGAGATTATAAAATGAAAAAACACCCTCCTTTTCTGTCTAAGCACAGAGAAGTTGAGCAAATTTATTGCTCTCGCAGGCTAATTCGGATTAACGAGATGCTTCATCTCCTCGGTGTTAGCCGCCCAAGCCTTTATCGTTGGGTGAAAAAAGGTGCCTTTCCAAAGCCTTTGATGTATGGAGGGCGAACCATGGGATGGTCTGAGACTGATTACTTAAACTGGTTATCAAGGAAATAATGTATGTTTGTTAATAATAACATTAATATAGGAATGGGTTGTATGGAAGCCAAAACATCAAAAAGGAAACGCTATCCTGATTCATTCAAAAAGCACTGTGTAGAATATGCTTTAAAGAGATTGAAGCAAGTGGACAGCTTCGGTCGTTCTCCAACACTAAAGAATATTGCTAGTGGGCTAGAGATTCCTACGACCACTCTCAGTAGTTGGATGAAAGATGTGAGAATCAACTCTGAGTTGAGACAGACAGCTTATAAATCCCAGGCTACTGAATCAGCGTCACCTTGTAACGAACTGCTTATAATGTTCTTGCGAATTATTATCGCCGTATTGAAAGATCTAAAGGTGATTAAAGATAATCCACTTACAATTTAACACTGTTTAATTTTAAAGGGCTGACATGTTCAGCTCTTTTTTAGTGAAAGTGGTGAAACAAAATGAAAACATGTCTGTGGTTTTCTTCCACGTTTTTGCCTGACGCATCTATTGAAGTTCGCAGCGGGCTTAGCGAAAGGTCTTGGTTGTTCGTTTTTTAGTCGCAGGATATTCATATTATTTAGGGGTTTTATGGCTGTCACTCATGAGGCTGATCTATTTGATTATCGGGGATGGTTCTGGCCAGTCATGTCATTTTCAGATGGACTTCGCCGATCAATCATGCAACGGGTCATTGATCAGCTGGAGATGATGCTTCTTCGTTACTCAAGAGTGCTGGTGGTTCGGTTTGATCTACACCTGGCAGAGTACAGCTCAAATAATGGGATCATCAGTCTGTTTCAAGCTCGATTATCGAAGCGGCTAAAGAAGAAGTATGGTGGAGAGGTTGGATACGCATGGGTCAGAGAGCAGGTCAATGCTATTGCTCAACACTACCACTATGCCTTGATGCTTAACGGCCATAAAGTGAACTATCCATCTTCACTACTTGAGATGGTTGAAGAGATCTGGTGCGCTTTGGGAAATCCTAAGCCTTATACCCCTAAAAACTGCTACTACCTAATTCACCGCCAACGAGATGATGAGATCAAGAAGGTAGTCTACCGGCTGAGTTATCTTGCCAAAAACTACAGCAAGAGAAAGAGGGGAAAGCAAGTGAAGGATTATCAGACAAGCCGGCTCAAAAGCCCCGCATGATCACTTTTCTTGCTGCACGAAAAAAAGTGATCACTTAATGGGGATCACAATAGCCTTTGGAATGCGCCCCTGATCCCCTAAGAGCCTTGTATCTAAAGGGCTGGAGCCTCAAAAAATCACACGAGGCCGGTAATGAAATGATCACATGCTGAAACTCTGGATCGCCGCGCGCGGGCGTGCGCGCGATTATATGGCATTGTTAATTAGTAAGTTAGGGATTCGTGGGTATGTGCGGTGGTTATAAAGCTTCGGGTGGTCAGTCCCTCAAAAGGGGCAAAATGGGTCTCTTTAGACCGTCCCTCAAAGGGATTCCACTGATTGTCTCTATGGGGTTTGTTTTTTCAAAGAGACGGGTTACATTGAATGGATTCTCTATTAACTCTAAGTATTCATAGGGACAAAAGAGGTACACAAGAGTGACAACCTATATTTACGCTCGGGTATCGACCACCGAGCAGCATGTTCAGCAACAGGCTGACTATCTGGCGGAGCGCTACTCCCACGATGAGATAGTTACTGAGGAGTTTTCCGGTAAGTCGATGGAGCGGCCGGTCTTCAGTAAGCTCATTGAGAGGTTGGTTGAAGGGGATAGCCTGATCGTCAAAGAGGTGAGCCGCTTGGGCCGCAATACCTCAGAGGTTTCAGGTTTAGCATCTGATCTCAAAGTACGTGGAGTTCGGCTGGTGGTTGATCAGCTGGGTGGCATTGATGTCACATCATCCTCAGGTAAGTTGATCCTGGATGTGATGGCTGCTTGTGCTGAGATGGAACGCACAACAATGCTGGAGCGCCAGCGGGTTGGTATCGAGCGAGCCAAAGCTGAAGGGCGCTATAAGGGAAGAGCCCCAGTTGCTTCCGAGCTGGTGGAAATGGTGCTTACCATGAATAGCCATGGCGTGAAGGTACCGGTGATCTGTA from the Dongshaea marina genome contains:
- a CDS encoding helix-turn-helix transcriptional regulator — translated: MLHLLGVSRPSLYRWVKKGAFPKPLMYGGRTMGWSETDYLNWLSRK
- a CDS encoding YagK/YfjJ domain-containing protein, whose amino-acid sequence is MAVTHEADLFDYRGWFWPVMSFSDGLRRSIMQRVIDQLEMMLLRYSRVLVVRFDLHLAEYSSNNGIISLFQARLSKRLKKKYGGEVGYAWVREQVNAIAQHYHYALMLNGHKVNYPSSLLEMVEEIWCALGNPKPYTPKNCYYLIHRQRDDEIKKVVYRLSYLAKNYSKRKRGKQVKDYQTSRLKSPA
- a CDS encoding recombinase family protein, whose product is MTTYIYARVSTTEQHVQQQADYLAERYSHDEIVTEEFSGKSMERPVFSKLIERLVEGDSLIVKEVSRLGRNTSEVSGLASDLKVRGVRLVVDQLGGIDVTSSSGKLILDVMAACAEMERTTMLERQRVGIERAKAEGRYKGRAPVASELVEMVLTMNSHGVKVPVICKQTGLGRSTVYRLIKQGLGSSRYGAQSSA